The Rhodothermia bacterium sequence TTGCGTGAAGTTGAAGTTTGGCGGCCTCCATTTTTACGTCCACAGGTATTTCGGTGGCATAGCGAGGCCGTAGTCAAAACAGCCCGATACCGCAAGTAAAACCTTTGTCAACAGAGGCTATGCTACTTCGAGTCGCTCATTGTAGCAGTGCATTTACTAAAGGCTGTCGTCCCATCCGAGAATGATGTGGAAAAGCTCGTACTTGCGAATTTAGACGAAAATAGACTGTTATTGATGAGTTAAGTTATTTAATAACAATGGTTTGTAATTTGTTGCTTGCGTTATGTCAGTGAGTGGCCAATCACAAAGTAATTAAGAACCAATACATTTATCAAAATAATACAGGCTAAAAATAAATTAAAATAGCCCCCGAATATCGAGGGCCATAGCGTATTTTTTGACGTAAATAAATTTTATTTGCGGAATTTACTCAATAGCCTGAGTAACTCGATATAGAGCCAGACCAGCGTAACCGTAAGCCCAAATGCGGCATACCACTCCATATATTTGGGCAATCCATGTTCCGAGCCTTTTTCTACAAAGTCGAAGTCTAAGATGAGGTTAAAGGCAGCCAAGCCCGTGGCAAATACGCTAAAGCCAATACCCAGAATGCCTTTGTCGTGAATCAGCGGCATCGGAAAATCAAAAGCAAAGCGTGCTACCAGTGCAACCAGATAAAAAGTGAATAGGGCCAAGGTTGCTGCTACCAAAACACTGCGAAAAGTCTCGGTAACACGAATCCAATGCAAGCGGTAGGCGATCAACATCACAAAAAAAGTTACGAAGGTAAGTCCAACCGCTTGAATAACAAGACCTGGATAACGTGATTCATAGTGCGCCGATAAAACGCCAATAAATAAACCTTCCAAAAGCGCATAGATTGGTGCAAGAATAGAGGCCCATGTTTTTTTGAATACGATCACAAACGAGAGAATAAGCCCTCCAAACATGCCAATACCACCCATCATGAGGGCCGCGTTCGGGTTTGCGCTAACTTGAAGCCATGTCCAAGCGGCTCCTAATGCAACCAACGCCAGCATAATGAAAGACTTGTTGACGCTACCTTTTTGGGTCATGCGCTCACCATGAATATCCGCAATTTGTTTAAGTGCGGTTTCAGAAAATGCGGGATTAGAAGTATTCATATTGATTTTTTAAAGTGTTTTGATAGATAGGTTGTTTGTTTTTGCTTTACAATTAAAATACGAACATCCCCGCAAAAAAGTTCTATAGGATGATATTTTTCAAGTGTATTGAGGGATCTAAATGTAATTTTCATCGGTACCTTACAGCCTATCATAAATTTTCCGGCTATGAGATACTGCATTGCATCCCGAAATACTACATCGTATCTTGTCTTGAAAGCGTTTTCCTTGTTTACCCGATTTATATGCAACGTAGAAAAGCCATCAAAAACACCTCTCTACTGATTGGAGGATTACTTGCTGTGCCCGGATTGGGCATTTTAACCGGATTTAGCTCAAATCCCCATGACCATCATCATGCGCGATCAGTACTCGTAAAACCTGCCGGAGATATACCATTTGCTCCGAAAGCCCTAAGTTCAGCGCAAAATGAATGTCTGATTGCGGCTACCGAACGTTTGATCCCTACGACGGATACACCGGGCGCAAAAGAAGCCCGTGTAAACGAGTACATAGACCGACTTTTGGCGCAGTGGATGAAGGAAGATGAGAAAAATCGTTTTTTGGCCGGATTAGAAGGGCTTGATCGTCGGGCACAAACCAAGTATCAGAAATCGTTTGAGGCTTTGCAGGAAAGCGAGCAAGATGAGTTGTTGCAGTTCTATGCACAATCCGCTACCGCTGGTAATTCAGAAGAGGGACGCTTTTTTCGTGAGCTAAAAGCACTCACCTTGGAGGGTTATTACACCTCGGAAATTGGTGCTACACAAGAATTACAGTATTCAGCATCTCATGGAACTTACGTGGCCGATGCGCCGCTCTCTCAAATTGGCCGCGCTTGGGCCTGATTCTCCACCGATATGTTTCAAAAACCCAATATTTACGTTTCCACACAAACCGAATATGATGCCATTGTGGTTGGCTCCGGTATCACAGGCGGATGGGCTGCAAAAGAATTGACCGAAAAGGGTCTCAATGTACTCTTATTAGAACGAGGGAACTATATAGAACATAAGCGAGATTATGTAACGGAACATAAAACCCCGTGGGACTTTCCTTTCCGTGGAAGAGGCGAACGGAAACGCTTTGAAGAAGAATACGAGGTGCAAAGTACGTGTTATGCCTTCTACGAGGGGAGTGAACATATGTTCGTCAACGATAAAGACCATCCATACATTCAAAATCCTGAAAAACCTTTTTGGTGGATTCGGGGCTATCATCTTGGTGGGCGCTCTTTGATGTGGGGTCGTCAGTGCTACCGCTGGGGCGAACAAGATTTTGAAGCTAACGAAAAAGATGGGTTTGGTGTGGATTGGCCAATTCGCTATCAAGATATTGCGCCTTGGTACGATTATGTAGAACGCTTTGTTGGGATAAGTGGCGAAGCATTGGGACTTGCACAAGTTCCAGATAGCATCTTTCAAAAGCCTATGGAAATGAATGTGGTGGAAAAGCACGTAAAAGCAGGAATTGAGAAGAATTTCGCTGGCCGTGTGATGACCATCGGACGTTGCGCCAACCTCACGGAACCCAAAGGGGAACGGTCGCCTTGCCATTATTGTGGCCCATGCGAACGAGGTTGTTCTACAGGGTCTTATTTCTCCAGTTTGAGCGCCACCTTGCCGGCAGCTTTTAAAACGGGTCGCTTGGCCATCCGTGCCAATAGCATTGTTCATAGCGTACTGTTCGACGATAAAAAGGGGCGTGTCTCTGGTGTACAAGTTGTTGACGCACTTTCTAAGGAAACCCAGATATACCGCGCAAAAGTAGTCTTCTTGTGTGCTTCTACCATTGGCTCGACGGCCATTATGCTCAACTCCAAGTCCAGAACATTTCCAAATGGAATTGCGAATGGCTCTGGTGTTTTAGGGCACTACTTGATGGATCACCATTTCCAGTTGGGCGCAGGTGGTAAATTTCCCGAGTTTAATGACCGTTATTATGCTGGAAAGCGTCCGAATGGCATCTATATTCCCAGGTTCCAAAATTTAGGCCAAGAAAAACGCACGGATTACGTTAGGGGCTATGGCTATCAGGGTGGGGCTGGTCGCTCGTCGTGGCAACGCGGGAACCAATTAGCGGACTTCGGTGCCACACTCAAAGCAGAACTCCGTGAACCCGGGGATTGGGGATTTAGCCTAATGGGATTTGGTGAAACGCTGCCAATCTATGAGAATCGCGTTTGGTTGGATCCAGATAATACGGATCAATGGGGCATTCCTATGCTGCATATTGAAGCAGAGTGGAGCCAGAATGAGCTAAACATGCGGAAAGATATTCTTGCTTCGGCTGCCGAAATGATTGAGGCAGCAGGGGGCAAAGAGGTCTATACCTTTGATAATGGTTCCATTCCGGGGCATGGTATTCATGAGATGGGGACGGCGAGAATGGGGAAAGACGCCCGAACTTCGGTACTAAACAAATGGAATCAAGCACACGAAGTTCCAAACCTTTTCGTAACAGATGGAGCGGCAATGGCTTCTTCTGCCTGCCAGAATCCCTCAATCACCTACATGGCCCTAACAGCACGCGCTTGTAATTATGCGGTTGAGAAAATGAAACGTAACGAACTTTAATATAGCAAAAAATCCTATGGATCGCAGAACTTTCCTCAAAAACTCTATCCTCGTTGCCAGTATGCCGGGTCTTGCTGCAATCTCTGTCGCTGAAACCGAAACTGTAAAGCTAAAACGCTTTGGGGTACAACTTTATACCGTCCGTTCTGAAATGGCAAAAGGGGTGGAAAATACACTTTCTACAGTTGCTCGGTTAGGGTTCAAAGAAGTCGAATTTGCTGGTTATTATGATAAAACGCCACAAGAAATAAAGACACTTCTTAAGAAATATAAATTAACGGCTCCGGCAGTCCATATCCCACACACGGCCGTAGAAAAAGGAGACATGGCCAAAGAAATTGAGGCCGCACAAATCATTGGCCATCAATACCTTATTTTGCCTTGGCTTCCTGCTGAGAATTTGAAGCTAAGTGATTGGAAAAGATGGGCTGACCGTATAAATGTCGCAGCTGAAAAATGTAAAAATGCCGGCTTAAATTTTGCTTATCATAACCATGATTTTGAATTTAAATCGGTGGATAATTTTATTCCTTATGACTTGTTGTTAAACAATACGGATCCCTCTTTGGTAGGCTTTGAATTGGATTTATTTTGGATTACCAAGGCGGGCAAAGACCCTATTTCCTACTTTAAAAAACACGCGGGGAGATTTCCTGCTTGCCATGTTAAGGACATGGACGAGCAAGGGCAAATGATGGCAGTCGGGAAGGGAAAAATTAACTTCGGCCACATTTTCCAACATGCTAAAATAGCAGGTATTAAGCATTTTTTTGTTGAGCATGATAATCCGCAAGACCCTTTTGCAAGTATTGAAGAAAGTGCGCAACACCTTAAAAAACTAACTTTTTAAGCAATGAAAATGAAGAATCAAAAATTAACGTAACTTTATGGTTGGCGAGGTTCTAAACCTTGTCTCAATATGCGTTCTGGGTTAGTCAAACACTCTTGATAATGGACGGTAAATCGCCATGATGGATGATCAGCCTTGGAGATAAATTAAATATAAATTTTGTAGCCCCCAATCTAAGTCAATTCGGGGTCAGCGGAACACAAAACTTCATCCTTTTGATTTCGCACACAGCGTATTTTCCCAACATTAAACCCTCACCCATACACATACACCCGTTATGTCGTTTGTTGTTGTAGAAGCGATTGAGAAACGATTTGGCGATCATGTAGCCGTAGATGATTGCTCGTTTAGTGTTCCTCAAGGCCAGTTTTTTTCCATCTTAGGGCCAAGTGGATGTGGTAAAACAACACTGCTGCGCATAATTGGTGGATTTGAAGACCCTACCTCCGGACGTGTGTTTTTAAATGGAAAAGAGGTTACGAATCTGCCAGCCCAAAAGCGCCCTACGGCTATGGTCTTTCAAAGCTATGCGCTATTTCCAAGCATGAGTGTGCGCGAAAATGTGGCGTTTGGCCTACGAATGAAAAAAGCCTCCCGTGCAGACCTCCGATTTCGTACAGATGAAGTTCTCCGGAAGGTTGGCCTTACTTCCTTTGCCGAAAAACCAGTACCCACATTGTCGGGCGGCCAACAACAACGAGTGGCTCTTGCACGTGCGATGGTCATGGAACCAGAGGTCTTGCTGTTTGACGAACCCCTCTCCAATTTGGATGCTTCCTTGCGAGAACAAGCTCGATACGAAATTCAGCAACTGCAAAAATCGGCAGGGACAACCAGTCTGTATGTTACTCACGACCAAGAAGAAGCGTTGGCTTTGTCGGATCAATTGGCCGTCCTGAACAAAGGCCGCATCCAGCAATTGGGCACACCAGAGTCCATTTATTTCCGACCCAAAAATCCCTTTGTAGCTACTTTTATTGGGAATAGCAATTTGATTGATAATCCGGCGTTGTTGCAAAGTTGGGGTATTTCGTATGACCCTAATTTTATTATTTCCATCAAGCCCGAAAACTGGATTATTAAGGATAATGCTACTAATTCCTTTCCAATTAAAATCTTTTCACGCCATTTTTCTGGAACTTTTTCAATGTGGCGTGTTGAAATAAATGGAACTTCTCTGCGTATTGCCCTGCCACCGGAGGTGGTCTTAACCGCTTCTTCGGTTTTGGCACCAACCCGATGGCATCCCATAAAACCTCTTTAAAGCACCCAACTCGACACCCGTATGGAAAGATTTGCCACTCGTACCCGAGACCATTTCAAAGGAAACCAAATCAATATTGAGATTAGAATCGGTTTGGGAGGACTGACACCCGCGCGTATTGCCACGCTTTACCGCCGTGCGCCACTCCAGAGACCCGTCGAAGATCATGCTGCACTTTGGCGAATGTTCGAGCAATCCTCGCTGGTCATCACAGCATGGGTTCAGGGCCGTTTGGTGGGTTTGGCGCGTGTACTTAGCGATGGTGTACTGAATAGCTATATTTGTGATTTTGCCGTAGAGCCAGACGTGCAAGGCTTGGGCATTGGCCGGATGTTGTTGGAGCAAGTGCGTGAACAATACAAAGGGACGCAAATTTATTTGTATGATGCCAAAACCACCTCTCGTTTTTATGCGAGAATGGGATTTTCTAACATGAAAGAAGGTCTTTGGAAGTGGTCTTAAAGGTTTTACAGTTTACTTGATCTCGCGGATGTGCTACGCATAAAGGTAACCGTTTTTTTATGAGGCCAAGTCTATCATGTCCACCAATTCGTGGATACCATCAATATTGGCGATCAATGCAAGAATCGTTTTCTTCGTCTCTGCATCTTTAAGGGTTCCTTGTACCGATAAAATGCCTGCACGTAGGTAAAAATGAAGCCCGCAGATGTTTAAAAATGCTAAATCTTGCTCAAAAAGCTGAATCACAGACTGACACAAGCGTTGGTCGCTTTTGGTTTTTGCTTGCTCCAAGGGTGGACGATGAGTCTTTTCAAAAGACCACATTTTCGTTAGGGCTGAGCGTTTTATAAAAGAGACATCCATCGTTGGTACGTTTAGAAGGTATTACATCTAAAATCGTACCAAACACGTAAAGGTTTAATTTTATGGAAGAATATCGGTCAATGAACTGCGAATATCGGACTTAGGATGTTCTAA is a genomic window containing:
- a CDS encoding Bax inhibitor-1/YccA family protein — protein: MNTSNPAFSETALKQIADIHGERMTQKGSVNKSFIMLALVALGAAWTWLQVSANPNAALMMGGIGMFGGLILSFVIVFKKTWASILAPIYALLEGLFIGVLSAHYESRYPGLVIQAVGLTFVTFFVMLIAYRLHWIRVTETFRSVLVAATLALFTFYLVALVARFAFDFPMPLIHDKGILGIGFSVFATGLAAFNLILDFDFVEKGSEHGLPKYMEWYAAFGLTVTLVWLYIELLRLLSKFRK
- a CDS encoding gluconate 2-dehydrogenase subunit 3 family protein, translated to MQRRKAIKNTSLLIGGLLAVPGLGILTGFSSNPHDHHHARSVLVKPAGDIPFAPKALSSAQNECLIAATERLIPTTDTPGAKEARVNEYIDRLLAQWMKEDEKNRFLAGLEGLDRRAQTKYQKSFEALQESEQDELLQFYAQSATAGNSEEGRFFRELKALTLEGYYTSEIGATQELQYSASHGTYVADAPLSQIGRAWA
- a CDS encoding GMC family oxidoreductase; translation: MFQKPNIYVSTQTEYDAIVVGSGITGGWAAKELTEKGLNVLLLERGNYIEHKRDYVTEHKTPWDFPFRGRGERKRFEEEYEVQSTCYAFYEGSEHMFVNDKDHPYIQNPEKPFWWIRGYHLGGRSLMWGRQCYRWGEQDFEANEKDGFGVDWPIRYQDIAPWYDYVERFVGISGEALGLAQVPDSIFQKPMEMNVVEKHVKAGIEKNFAGRVMTIGRCANLTEPKGERSPCHYCGPCERGCSTGSYFSSLSATLPAAFKTGRLAIRANSIVHSVLFDDKKGRVSGVQVVDALSKETQIYRAKVVFLCASTIGSTAIMLNSKSRTFPNGIANGSGVLGHYLMDHHFQLGAGGKFPEFNDRYYAGKRPNGIYIPRFQNLGQEKRTDYVRGYGYQGGAGRSSWQRGNQLADFGATLKAELREPGDWGFSLMGFGETLPIYENRVWLDPDNTDQWGIPMLHIEAEWSQNELNMRKDILASAAEMIEAAGGKEVYTFDNGSIPGHGIHEMGTARMGKDARTSVLNKWNQAHEVPNLFVTDGAAMASSACQNPSITYMALTARACNYAVEKMKRNEL
- a CDS encoding sugar phosphate isomerase/epimerase — its product is MAKGVENTLSTVARLGFKEVEFAGYYDKTPQEIKTLLKKYKLTAPAVHIPHTAVEKGDMAKEIEAAQIIGHQYLILPWLPAENLKLSDWKRWADRINVAAEKCKNAGLNFAYHNHDFEFKSVDNFIPYDLLLNNTDPSLVGFELDLFWITKAGKDPISYFKKHAGRFPACHVKDMDEQGQMMAVGKGKINFGHIFQHAKIAGIKHFFVEHDNPQDPFASIEESAQHLKKLTF
- a CDS encoding ABC transporter ATP-binding protein; the encoded protein is MSFVVVEAIEKRFGDHVAVDDCSFSVPQGQFFSILGPSGCGKTTLLRIIGGFEDPTSGRVFLNGKEVTNLPAQKRPTAMVFQSYALFPSMSVRENVAFGLRMKKASRADLRFRTDEVLRKVGLTSFAEKPVPTLSGGQQQRVALARAMVMEPEVLLFDEPLSNLDASLREQARYEIQQLQKSAGTTSLYVTHDQEEALALSDQLAVLNKGRIQQLGTPESIYFRPKNPFVATFIGNSNLIDNPALLQSWGISYDPNFIISIKPENWIIKDNATNSFPIKIFSRHFSGTFSMWRVEINGTSLRIALPPEVVLTASSVLAPTRWHPIKPL
- a CDS encoding GNAT family N-acetyltransferase; its protein translation is MERFATRTRDHFKGNQINIEIRIGLGGLTPARIATLYRRAPLQRPVEDHAALWRMFEQSSLVITAWVQGRLVGLARVLSDGVLNSYICDFAVEPDVQGLGIGRMLLEQVREQYKGTQIYLYDAKTTSRFYARMGFSNMKEGLWKWS